A window of the Gloeocapsa sp. DLM2.Bin57 genome harbors these coding sequences:
- a CDS encoding phycobiliprotein lyase, giving the protein MTIVIDQFNDFFACCVGNWVSERTYHYFTKPIIERSRTEFQIKPLTETAKIQVLTDNQYEYSQPLAQILGFNLEFYTISETGEEVSQNLNILFIITAKKDTLLQGDYLRDRAYEEAKPIVSSFSFNLETNKLLMRTNYTKIVSVDSITLVNPKLRIRQIINYQRPQTEQPLDQVMLVGFGVEQKVN; this is encoded by the coding sequence ATGACAATTGTTATTGATCAATTTAACGATTTTTTTGCTTGTTGTGTAGGGAATTGGGTGAGTGAGAGAACCTATCACTATTTCACTAAACCCATAATCGAGCGATCACGTACAGAATTCCAAATCAAACCCCTAACAGAAACAGCCAAAATCCAAGTACTTACAGATAACCAATACGAATATTCTCAACCACTTGCTCAAATACTGGGATTTAATTTAGAATTTTACACCATCTCCGAAACAGGAGAAGAAGTCAGTCAAAATCTCAATATTCTGTTTATTATCACAGCGAAAAAAGATACACTACTCCAAGGAGATTATCTCAGAGATAGAGCTTATGAAGAAGCTAAACCCATTGTCTCTAGCTTTAGTTTTAACCTAGAAACCAACAAACTATTAATGAGAACTAATTACACCAAAATAGTCTCGGTAGATTCTATTACTCTAGTGAATCCTAAACTACGTATTCGCCAAATTATTAACTATCAACGTCCCCAAACAGAACAACCACTTGATCAAGTCATGTTAGTCGGATTTGGGGTAGAACAAAAAGTAAACTAG